One region of Mesomycoplasma ovipneumoniae genomic DNA includes:
- the uvrA gene encoding excinuclease ABC subunit UvrA, whose amino-acid sequence MFKNKDTHNFIYIKGASENNLKNFDLVIPKNKLVVFTGVSGSGKSSLAFNTIYEEGKRRYIDSLSSYARQFLGGTKKPKVEAIYGLLPTISVEQKTSHNNPRSTVGTITEIYDYFRLLFAKIGKPFCPNHKAEIVPQKIVNILNSILSRPKGTRIVIMAPVVQSERGSHRNLIENLKNQGFLRLKINDVTYYLADEINLDPKQRHTISVIIDRFILDDDEETRLQSSLELAFQMGKGIALCEFDDSEVVRFSKLQACPFGDFEMPSLENRLFSFNSPYGMCKTCKGLGTNLEADFDLVVPDKNLSINQGAIKYFGKSINTKSLEWQELQILLEYFEISPDKKINELTKKELEIINYGSKESINYSLVSESGKRYDYFRPIEGILSRIQRKFWDTTSEDLRLWFKKMMSEFLCSTCQGARLNNYALAVKIENYNIFELSQLSIKNLIEFFKNLNLSDFDQQVSKLILSEIRDRLSFLDNVGLSYLNLSRSAATLSGGESQRIRLASQVGSQLTGVLYVLDEPSIGLHQKDNDRLIATLKKMVEIGNSLIVVEHDLETILAADYLVDIGANAGENGGYLVAAGKLEDIENEPKSITGQFLTNKLAIPVPKKRRSGNGKFIIIEKARENNLKKISINIPLGKFVVITGVSGSGKSTLVNQILVNGIAKHLGGTNIRVGKCDEIRGLFNIDKLVAVNQSPIGRTPRSNPATYTSVFDDIREIFANTEQARSLGFSKSKFSFNLQSGRCDKCQGDGQIKIEMHFMPDIYVLCDNCQGKRYKPDVLQIRFHGKNIADILELTVSAALEFFHNWPKIVTKLQTLVDVGLGYIKLGQSATTLSGGEAQRIKLATFLQKKPTGKSLFVLDEPTTGLHNYDVANLIKVLDRIVDNGDSVVIIEHNLDVIKVADYIIDLGPEGGQEGGNIVAKGTPEAVAKVEKSYTGAYLKKILNVK is encoded by the coding sequence ATGTTCAAAAATAAAGACACGCATAATTTTATTTACATCAAAGGTGCAAGTGAGAACAATTTAAAGAATTTTGACCTTGTAATTCCTAAAAATAAATTAGTTGTCTTTACTGGGGTTTCAGGATCAGGAAAGTCATCTTTAGCCTTTAATACAATTTATGAAGAAGGAAAACGACGTTATATAGACTCTTTGAGTTCATATGCCCGACAATTTTTAGGCGGAACTAAGAAACCAAAAGTTGAAGCTATTTACGGACTTTTGCCAACAATTTCTGTTGAGCAAAAGACAAGTCATAACAATCCCCGCTCAACTGTTGGAACAATTACCGAAATTTATGACTATTTTCGGCTTTTATTTGCCAAAATTGGTAAACCTTTTTGCCCTAATCATAAAGCTGAAATTGTTCCTCAAAAAATTGTTAACATTTTGAATTCAATTTTGTCACGGCCAAAAGGTACTAGAATTGTGATTATGGCTCCTGTTGTTCAATCTGAGCGCGGATCTCACCGAAATTTAATTGAAAATCTTAAAAATCAAGGTTTTTTGCGGCTTAAAATTAATGATGTTACATATTATCTTGCAGATGAGATTAACCTTGATCCAAAGCAAAGACACACAATTTCTGTTATTATTGATAGATTTATTCTTGATGATGATGAAGAAACTAGACTTCAATCTTCACTTGAATTAGCATTTCAAATGGGAAAAGGAATTGCTCTTTGCGAGTTTGATGATTCTGAAGTAGTTAGATTTTCAAAATTACAGGCTTGTCCTTTTGGTGATTTTGAAATGCCAAGTCTAGAAAATCGACTTTTTTCATTTAATTCACCTTATGGAATGTGCAAAACTTGCAAAGGATTAGGGACAAATTTAGAGGCTGATTTTGATCTTGTTGTTCCTGATAAAAATTTGTCTATTAACCAAGGTGCCATTAAATACTTTGGAAAATCAATAAATACAAAATCATTAGAATGGCAAGAGCTGCAAATTTTGCTTGAGTATTTTGAAATTTCACCTGATAAAAAAATCAACGAACTTACTAAAAAAGAGCTTGAAATTATCAATTATGGCTCAAAAGAATCAATTAATTACTCGTTAGTTTCCGAAAGTGGAAAAAGATATGATTATTTTCGGCCAATTGAAGGTATTTTAAGTCGAATCCAGCGTAAATTTTGGGACACAACTAGCGAAGATCTTCGTCTTTGATTTAAAAAAATGATGTCTGAATTTTTGTGTAGCACATGTCAAGGTGCTAGACTAAATAATTATGCTCTTGCAGTAAAAATTGAAAATTATAATATTTTTGAATTATCGCAGCTATCTATTAAAAATCTTATTGAGTTTTTTAAGAATTTAAATTTATCTGACTTTGATCAACAAGTTTCAAAATTGATTCTTTCAGAAATTCGCGATCGACTTTCTTTTTTAGATAATGTTGGACTTTCATATTTAAATTTAAGCAGATCAGCAGCAACACTTTCTGGAGGAGAATCGCAAAGAATTCGGCTTGCAAGTCAAGTAGGATCGCAATTAACTGGGGTACTTTATGTTCTTGATGAACCTTCAATTGGATTACATCAAAAGGATAATGACAGATTAATTGCGACTTTGAAAAAAATGGTTGAAATTGGCAACAGTTTAATAGTTGTAGAGCATGATCTTGAGACTATTTTAGCTGCTGATTATTTAGTTGATATAGGCGCTAATGCTGGTGAAAACGGTGGGTATTTAGTTGCTGCCGGAAAACTTGAGGACATTGAAAACGAACCAAAATCGATTACAGGACAATTTTTAACTAATAAATTAGCAATTCCAGTTCCTAAAAAACGTCGCAGTGGTAACGGAAAATTTATAATTATCGAAAAAGCAAGAGAAAATAATTTAAAAAAAATCAGTATAAACATTCCTTTAGGTAAATTTGTCGTTATAACAGGGGTATCAGGTTCAGGTAAATCAACATTGGTAAATCAAATTTTGGTTAATGGGATTGCAAAACACCTGGGCGGAACAAATATTCGTGTTGGAAAATGTGATGAAATTAGGGGACTTTTTAATATTGACAAATTAGTTGCGGTCAATCAAAGCCCAATTGGAAGGACGCCTCGCTCAAATCCAGCGACATATACATCTGTTTTTGACGATATTCGCGAGATTTTTGCAAACACCGAGCAAGCAAGATCGCTTGGATTTTCTAAGTCAAAATTTTCTTTTAACTTGCAATCCGGAAGATGCGATAAATGCCAAGGCGATGGGCAAATAAAAATTGAAATGCATTTTATGCCCGATATATATGTTTTATGCGATAACTGTCAAGGAAAAAGGTATAAGCCTGATGTTCTACAAATTCGTTTTCACGGTAAAAATATCGCAGATATTCTCGAATTAACAGTCTCAGCGGCACTTGAATTTTTTCATAACTGGCCAAAAATTGTTACAAAATTGCAAACTTTGGTTGACGTTGGTCTTGGATATATAAAATTAGGTCAATCAGCCACAACACTTTCAGGTGGAGAAGCTCAAAGAATTAAATTAGCAACATTTTTACAGAAAAAACCAACAGGAAAGTCACTTTTTGTTCTTGATGAGCCAACAACAGGGCTGCATAATTATGACGTTGCAAATTTAATTAAAGTACTTGATAGAATAGTGGATAATGGCGATAGTGTCGTGATTATAGAGCACAACTTGGATGTAATTAAAGTTGCAGATTATATTATTGACCTAGGACCTGAAGGCGGACAAGAGGGGGGAAATATTGTTGCAAAAGGAACTCCGGAGGCTGTTGCAAAGGTAGAAAAATCCTACACTGGCGCTTATTTGAAAAAGATTCTAAACGTTAAATAA